A stretch of Natator depressus isolate rNatDep1 chromosome 2, rNatDep2.hap1, whole genome shotgun sequence DNA encodes these proteins:
- the ZNF804B gene encoding zinc finger protein 804B isoform X2, translated as MACYLVISSRHLSNGHYRGIKGVFRGPLCKKGARSPGYAEKEKATAKGLEDVKANFYCELCDKQYHKHQEFDNHINSYDHAHKQRLKDLKQREFARNVASKSWKDEKKQEKALKRLHQLAELRKQSECITGSRPVFKAPRLVVEKQQLQEGIFIDKNGRITAGTKSMVVCEGQSRSRSMLEKQQALTLSRHQSHTERPCSLGNQASQAFSDGTNISHRTGVSFSFSKKAHLKLESSASVFSENTEEVYDGSESPNHKTKQTPDGCQSCTVLREDTKASVDRGLNIPQGQMDIIASSNSAAKTKTLKENEKNSNKELEEIVSAHPSFCKTKMQLSNLDLTGSQEGELNETEKLLETLISPPSQTSNLCTQQNPYKHSDTMLSDLLTAFPPQHPAEQGYASELHYNPNVVKTETFFESSGTVNGNTEMLPSETVVNEMKPKALPFLHVLSKDGSTALQWPTELLLFTKTAPCISYGCNPLYFDFRLSLNHRDRKERETNSENCSEPPTNLNADENETSGLIEDKQMSTEQDTQSLKPKKTKGSKTHNKAQQKAVSDTEKEMNGSGQKYISHYSNENIPKVPAFLDVSQKDYTRERSLHARTSRRSLKHHLHSCERTHSGGNESISFLPCVSRTKKHKAAKCDLSYSEEIHENQNNCKSIQNWPRCSSDVSDSGKDSIGSFLSYKSSSQSRYSENEGCGAYTRYWRFASSQKSSSDRHSSYSNTSISSSTSYVSSSSSHRSSDHLRSHLLFCCKRKNKTDERHKCKHGKHNFISSSDDADEDYLFYSKSQRTRNCTQRDTIKYQRHSRRRGLHHRDRSKQSRNTHRHSGRKYSRNRRYHRSKSSSTRHSRSSGRSSSCRRSTVSSSGSFSKETVYYLNKSKEETEGCYSTEPGKTESTHFDLQNVNCQSKKFHVGSSENSAKDTVGERTSLTARLLLERVQSKKSQEQAHGSEGFSNNCGMELEDHSQSHFASKFSSSVGDVAMLLMPEKALDISENVLRNDETSLLESSAKKDNFEASQTNNIIRTTGTDYDNCLFKDIIQIGIGYQAPSIKRNTAIKEQSNLLISEVQPSIQSCDPVPNDFPGAFPSNRYSVVNSAETKEEVHDVSVNLHRVEGNVNTYCDSAMHKCDETENELEMYRKSISPPLTQQPITFSPDEIDKYRLLQLQAQQHMQKQLLAKHLKVLPATGPSAFSATPAVHSVPSQHHASVTSIHHTLLQRFAVSTSVHPHSSHLSLTNMHPLSESYFTPISLSPLAPTIIPSHPTLLTGRPLHLVSTTPIHPSCLTLPSLPHTAFIPTLFTPHLNAAAAAALHLNPLIHPLFQGQDLHHHSCSS; from the exons CGACtgaaagatttaaaacaaagggaATTTGCTCGAAATGTGGCTTCAAAGTCATGGAAAGATGAGAAGAAACAGGAAAAAGCACTCAAGCGGCTCCACCAGCTTGCCGAGTTACGGAAGCAGTCTGAATG cATCACAGGCAGCAGACCAGTGTTTAAAGCTCCCAGACTGGTGGTGGAAAAGCAACAActgcaggaaggaattttcatAGATAAAAATGGCAGAATCACAGCAGGTACCAAGAGCATGGTTGTGTGTGAAGGACAAAGTCGCTCCAGAAGCATGTTAGAGAAACAACAGGCGCTTACACTAAGCAGGCACCAATCACATACCGAGAGACCCTGTTCGCTTGGAAATCAAGCCTCACAAGCATTCTCAGATGGCACCAATATTAGTCACAGGACAggagtttctttttctttctctaaaAAAGCCCATTTAAAGTTAGAGTCATCAGCATCAGTTTTCAGTGAGAACACTGAAGAAGTGTATGATGGTAGTGAATCACCTaaccataaaacaaaacaaactcctgACGGCTGTCAGTCTTGCACAGTTTTGCGTGAGGATACAAAAGCAAGTGTGGATAGAGGATTAAATATCCCACAAGGTCAAATGGATATCATTGCATCAAGCAATTCAGCAGCAAAAACTAAAACGctaaaagaaaatgagaaaaacagCAATAAAGAATTAGAAGAAATTGTCAGCGCTCATCCTTCATTCTGCAAAACCAAAATGCAGCTTTCAAATTTGGATTTGACTGGCTCGCAAGAAGGTGAGTTGAATGAGACTGAGAAATTGTTGGAAACTCTCATTTCACCTCCAAGCCAAACTAGCAATCTTTGTACCCAGCAGAACCCTTACAAGCACAGTGATACCATGCTAAGTGACCTCTTAACGGCGTTCCCACCACAACACCCAGCTGAGCAGGGATATGCAAGTGAGCTGCATTATAATCCCAATGTGGTCAAGACAGAGACATTTTTCGAGAGTTCAGGAACTGTGAATGGAAACACAGAAATGCTGCCGAGTGAGACAGTGGTTAATGAGATGAAGCCCAAAGCACTGCCATTTCTTCATGTACTGAGCAAAGATGGGAGCACTGCCCTTCAGTGGCCCACAGAACTTCTTTTGTTTACAAAAACTGCACCCTGTATTTCCTATGGCTGTAATCCATTATATTTTGACTTTCGACTTTCTCTAAACCATAGAGATCGTAAAGAGCGTGAAACAAACTCAGAAAACTGTAGTGAGCCCCCTACAAATCTGAATGCAGATGAAAATGAAACCTCAGGTTTAATAGAAGACAAGCAAATGTCAACGGAACAAGATACTCAGTCACTGAAACCAAAGAAGACAAAAGGTTCCAAAACCCATAACAAGGCCCAGCAAAAAGCTGTTTCAGACACAGAGAAAGAAATGAATGGAAGTGGTCAAAAGTACATTTCACATTATTCGAATGAAAACATACCCAAAGTGCCTGCTTTCCTTGATGTCTCACAAAAGGATTATACAAGAGAAAGAAGTCTCCATGCCAGAACATCTAGGAGATCTTTAAAGCACCATTTGCATAGCTGTGAAAGAACACACAGTGGTGGAAATGAAAGCATTTCCTTTTTGCCTTGTGTGTCTAGGACTAAAAAGCATAAAGCTGCAAAATGTGATTTAAGTTATTCTGAAGAAATACATGAAAACCAAAACAACTGCAAATCCATTCAAAACTGGCCTAGGTGCAGCAGTGATGTAAGTGACAGTGGAAAAGATTCTATTGGAAGTTTCCTTAGTTATAAATCAAGTTCTCAAAGCAGGTATTCAGAAAATGAAGGGTGTGGAGCTTATACAAGATACTGGAGATTTGCATCCTCCCAAAAGTCATCTTCTGACAGACATTCTAGCTATTCCAACACTTCCATTAGCAGTTCAACTAGCTATGTAAGTAGCTCCTCTAGTCACAGATCAAGTGATCACTTGAGAAGTCACTTGCTCTTTTGttgtaaaagaaaaaacaagacaGATGAAAGGCACAAATGTAAACACGGAAAGCACAACTTTATTTCCTCTTCTGATGATGCAGATGAGGATTACCTTTTCTACAGTAAAAGTCAAAGAACTAGAAACTGTACACAGAGGGATACAATTAAATATCAACGACATTCAAGACGTAGAGGTTTACACCATAGAGACAGATCAAAGCAAAGCAGAAATACACACCGACATTCTGGCAGAAAATACAGCAGAAATAGAAGATACCACCGCTCCAAAAGTTCTTCCACCAGACATTCAAGAAGCAGTGGAAGATCATCTAGTTGCAGAAGATCAACAGTCAGTAGTTCAGGATCCTTCTCAAAAGAAACAGTATATTATTTGAATAAAAGCAAGGAAGAGACAGAAGGCTGTTACAGCACTGAACCAGGAAAAACAGAATCTACACATTTTGATCTGCAGAATGTAAATTGTCAATCAAAAAAATTTCATGTTGGCTCTTCCGAAAACTCAGCAAAAGACACAGTGGGAGAGAGAACGTCATTGACAGCCAGGCTACTTTTAGAAAGAGTGCAATCCAAGAAAAGCCAAGAACAAGCACATGGTTCAGAGGGATTTTCAAACAATTGTGGAATGGAATTGGAGGATCACTCACAAAGTCACTTTGCTAGTAAATTTTCATCATCAGTAGGTGACGTAGCAATGTTACTTATGCCTGAAAAAGCCCTAGATATAAGTGAAAATGTTTTAAGGAATGATGAAACCAGTTTGTTAGAAAGCAGTGCAAAGAAAGACAATTTTGAAGCTTCACAGACAAATAATATTATTCGTACAACAGGCACTGATTATGATAATTGTCTTTTTAAAGACATAATTCAAATAGGAATAGGCTATCAGGCTCCCAGCATAAAAAGGAACACAGCAATAAAGGAACAATCAAATCTCTTAATTAGTGAAGTACAACCCTCTATACAAAGCTGTGACCCAGTACCAAATGATTTCCCTGGTGCTTTTCCTTCTAATAGATATTCTGTTGTTAATTCAGCAGAGACCAAAGAAGAAGTACATGATGTAAGCGTGAACTTGCATAGAGTGGAAGGAAATGTAAACACTTATTGTGACAGTGCTATGCATAAGTGTGATGAGACAGAAAATGAGCTAGAAATGTACAGGAAATCCATCTCCCCTCCTTTAACTCAACAGCCTATCACATTTTCACCGGATGAAATAGACAAGTACAGGTTACTTCAGCTGCAAGCCCAGCAGCATATGCAGAAACAACTCCTGGCAAAGCACCTTAAAGTTTTGCCTGCCACAGGACCATCTGCCTTCTCTGCAACACCAGCAGTTCATTCTGTTCCCAGTCAGCATCATGCTTCTGTCACCTCAATCCACCATACCCTTCTGCAACGCTTTGCGGTCTCCACTTCTGTACATCCCCATAGCAGCCATCTTTCCTTGACCAACATGCACCCACTCTCTGAATCATATTTCACTCCCATATCACTTTCCCCATTAGCTCCAACCATCATTCCTTCCCACCCTACTCTACTGACAGGACGCCCACTGCATTTGGTCTCCACCACACCCATCCACCCTTCCTGTCTGACCCTCCCATCATTGCCACATACTGCATTTATCCCTACTTTATTCACTCCACACCTGAatgcagctgcagctgctgccctccATCTGAATCCTTTAATTCATCCATTGTTCCAAGGACAAGATCTTCACCACCATTCTTGCTCTAGCTAG